The Fusobacterium necrophorum subsp. necrophorum genome includes the window ATTGTTACAGGAAGAATTCCCTTTACTTTAGAAAGATTTGAAGGAATTTTACCCCCTGTCTCTAAGCCAAATGCTTTATTTGTAATTCGTAAAAAACCTGTAAAAATTTTTTCACTTGATGATTATGTAAGTGTAGGCTCTATGAGTGAAATGCAAAAAGAAATTTTAGCAAAAGCTATTTCAGAATATAAAAATATTTTAGTCGTTGGACCGACAGCTTCAGGGAAAACTACATTTTGTAATGCTTTAATTAAAGAAATGGAGCAATATAACGATAGACTAATCTTTTTAGAAGAAACTCCGGAACTATTATCTGAAAACTTAAACAGTATTTTTTTAGAAACTGCCGAAGGAATAGAACTTTTAAGATTATTTAAAAGTACAATGAGATTAAGTCCGGTCAGAATTATAGTAGGGGAAGTAAGAGGATCTGAAGCAATAGAATTATTAACTGCTTGGAACTCTGGACATTCAGGAGGAGTATCCACAATACACAGTGATTCTGCGATAGGTGGATTAAGACAATTAGAAAGATACATTAAACGACAATCTTTAGATTCACAGTCTGAGACTATAGCTATTACAATACATTATATAGTTGTTATTGCTAAAATCTCAGGAAAAAGAAAAGTAAAAGAAATAGTAAAAATTAAAGGATATCAAAATGGAGATTATATTTTAGAAACTGTTGAATAAGGAGAGGAAAATGAATGAAATTAAAGAAATTAAAGATTTCAAACAAATGAGAGTTTGCAAAAATTTAATAAAACCTGAGACTTTTAATGGAGTAGATATTGTTGGATTTGTTACTAATATAATGCTTGGCTTATTTTTTACAATTGTATGTAAAATTTATTATTTGGGAATTTTCTTTTTAATTGTACATTTCGTCTTAAGAAAAATTTGTAAAAAAGATGGAAGAATTATCTCAATTTTTTTACAAAGCTATGTAAAAGAAAAAAAAATTTATTATAAAGGATAGTGAACTATGAAAGATTATAATGATGAAAGACACAAAGTATCTTTTTTCACTCCACAAGCTAGTCTATTAGAAGGAGATATTTTAATTAATAAAAACGGAACTGTACAAAAAATTTATAAATATAAAGCGAAAGATTTAGAAAACTTAACAGACAATGCTTTAATTGTATACAGAAATTTATTAAATAATGTGTTTAAAAGATTAGAAGGAGGTTTTATTGTAAATTTTGAAGCCCAAAGAAGTATAAAAAAAGATTATACTCTTAGAGAAACTGAATACGATGTTTTTAATTTAATTGAAAAAGAAAGATATGAAAGTTTTATTAATTCTAATTTTTTTATCAATCAATACTATTTTTCAATTTCAAAAAAAATTCCTTCTAAAACTGAAAGTAAATTAAAATCTTTTTTTATCGATGAAGTTGGCTTTAGAGATGATATTAATAGTTTTATTGAACAATTTAAAAAGGAAATTGCAGAATTAGAAGGACTATGTAAAGATTTATTTTTAG containing:
- the trbB gene encoding P-type conjugative transfer ATPase TrbB, encoding MNILNSEIEKNNLINARKKQLLDELLGEDLKKYLWEDDNITEIQVNADNRIWIDTFTEGNIWTGKFFDPEKSKQLINYIASDIGLELGVGQRIVTGRIPFTLERFEGILPPVSKPNALFVIRKKPVKIFSLDDYVSVGSMSEMQKEILAKAISEYKNILVVGPTASGKTTFCNALIKEMEQYNDRLIFLEETPELLSENLNSIFLETAEGIELLRLFKSTMRLSPVRIIVGEVRGSEAIELLTAWNSGHSGGVSTIHSDSAIGGLRQLERYIKRQSLDSQSETIAITIHYIVVIAKISGKRKVKEIVKIKGYQNGDYILETVE
- a CDS encoding VirB3 family type IV secretion system protein, whose amino-acid sequence is MNEIKEIKDFKQMRVCKNLIKPETFNGVDIVGFVTNIMLGLFFTIVCKIYYLGIFFLIVHFVLRKICKKDGRIISIFLQSYVKEKKIYYKG